ACACGTGATGCCGGCGCTCATTCCGCCGTACGCGACGATTCCGGTACTGGACGGCAGGTTGGCGTTGGGGACGTGGCAGTCCGTCGCCATCGTGGACCTGAACGTCGACAACCCGGAACGACGTGTCCGTTTGTCGTTTTTGTCGGACTAACAGATAACGGTGCGGGTCACCGGTCGTGGCGACCGTTGACGACGATGGGTCACAGCGTGTGGACTGTGCCGAAGCGGCCTCACAGGGGCCGAATGAGCCCGCCGGAGGCGGGGCCACCCAAGCAGGAGGGATACACGTGAGCGCGACCGCGGGTCAGGCGCAGGGCGAGCGCGGCCTGGCCGAGCGACTCGGTCTGAAGCCGGGTCAGGTGGTGCAGGAGATCGGCTGGGACGAGGACTCCGACGAGGAGCTCCGCCAGTCGATCGAAGAGCTGACCGGCAACGAACTGGTCGATGAGGATTCCGAGGACGTCGTCGACGTCGTGCTGCTGTGGTGGCGCGATGGAGATGGTGACCTGTTCGACGCCTTGAGCGACGCCATGACCGGTCTGGCCGACGCCGGCCAGATCTGGGTGCTGACTCCCAAGGTGGGCCGGGAAGGTCACGTCGAGCCGAGCGACATCGGGGAGGACGCCACGACTGCGGGCCTCGCCCAGACCAGCAGCGTCAGCGCGGCCCGCGACTGGTCGGGCACGCGCCTCGTCGCTCCGAAGGGACGTCGCTAGAGCTCTTCGCTTCCCCTGCCGTACGGCTCACACCGGCCGTACGGCAGGATGGGTGTGCTTCGCGGTCGTCGGTCCGCCGCGGGCTCACCGGAGACCTCGGAACCTTTCCGGCCTGCGGCCCACCGGGATCGCCGGGGCTTCGGGGCTCACGCGCGGGCTCGGGCCCGCGGGCTGACGGGGAAAGGAGCGGCATGGCTGTCGAGGTGGGCGAGAAGGCTCCCGAGTTCGAGCTCCAGGACCAGCACGGCGCCCCCGTGCGCCTGTCCGGCCTGCGGGGCCGTCGAGTCGTGCTCATGTTCTACCCGCTCGCCTTCACCGGCGTCTGCCACGGCGAGCTCGGCGTTCTGCGCGACGAGTTCGTCGCGTCGCTGCCCGACGACGTCCAGGTGCTCACCGTGTCCGTCGACTCGATCTTCGTCCACCGGGCGTGGGCCGAGCAAGAGCGCTACGCGTTCCCGCTGCTCTCCGACTTCTGGCCGCATGGCGAGGTGGCCAGGGCGTACGGTGTCCTCGATGAGGAGAGGGGCGTCGCGCTGCGCGGCACCTTCATCATCGACGCCGAGGGCGTGGTCCGGTGGAAGGCCGTGAACCCGATCCCCTTGGCGCGCGACATCTCCGAGTACCACCGAGTGCTCGCGACAATCCCCTAGAGGTGTGCGCCGGGCCACGACCTGGCGAAGACGAAGGCGGTGGCGACGATGCCCTGCTATCGATGCGGGATCCGGCAGACGGACCCGGAGCGCGGCGCGAGCCCCTGGCGGCGTGGGGTGCACCGTGAGGCCCAGGTGCTGATCTGCCCGTCCTGCCAGCGCGAACATGACCTCGAACTGGAGCACTGCGGGTCGTGTGGTTCGACGCGACTGATCTGCAGGCTGGGCGAGGTCGAATGCCGCGCCTGCGGGTGGGTGCGCCCCGCGCGCTCCGGGGAGCCGGAGGCCCCTCTGGTCACGGCCGGTGCGCCCGGCCTGTCGGAGGAGGTCGAGGCCGCGCTGAGCCGCGTCCTCGGACGACGACCCGGCGGCTGACCCTCTCGCCGGACGGCTGTCCGAAATATCGGGTTCCTCCGGTTTTGACTCATGCACTTATTTGAGCAAAACTGCGCGGGAATGCGCAGCAGTCTTCTGGTCCTGCAGCGCGCGGGGATATGTGCCACCACTCCGCGCCGCCGGGCCGTGGCCCGCGCGCGATCGAGGGCGAACGTGCCGCGCCGCGGTATGAAGATCGCGAAAGAGGGGAACGACTCCGTGCAAACCGCCACCCAAAGGAGCACCCCCACCCCTCGCCACCCCTCCACCCGCACGTGCGGGCCCACACCGGCCCTCTCCCACCGACCCGCCCTCCCGGAAGCCCAGCCCACCGCCCCGGCCACCCCGGCGACGGCAGGCACGCTCCACTCGCTCACACGAGCCCGGCCCGCCGGTCCGGTCACCCTGGTCACGGCGCGCCCAGGCTTGTCGCACCC
The Sphaerisporangium krabiense genome window above contains:
- a CDS encoding DUF3052 domain-containing protein; this encodes MSATAGQAQGERGLAERLGLKPGQVVQEIGWDEDSDEELRQSIEELTGNELVDEDSEDVVDVVLLWWRDGDGDLFDALSDAMTGLADAGQIWVLTPKVGREGHVEPSDIGEDATTAGLAQTSSVSAARDWSGTRLVAPKGRR
- a CDS encoding peroxiredoxin codes for the protein MAVEVGEKAPEFELQDQHGAPVRLSGLRGRRVVLMFYPLAFTGVCHGELGVLRDEFVASLPDDVQVLTVSVDSIFVHRAWAEQERYAFPLLSDFWPHGEVARAYGVLDEERGVALRGTFIIDAEGVVRWKAVNPIPLARDISEYHRVLATIP